A section of the Amycolatopsis sp. AA4 genome encodes:
- a CDS encoding DUF3040 domain-containing protein — MLTDREQRALNEIERGLAAADPRLSAKLARGSGRPHRSRSALEVLAILTSVVLVATGVFDSRPGMIVAGVVGLAVLLGGPFAVRHWKAGPVR, encoded by the coding sequence ATGCTGACCGACCGGGAACAGCGTGCCCTGAACGAAATCGAACGCGGTTTGGCCGCCGCGGATCCGCGGCTCAGCGCCAAGCTGGCCCGCGGATCCGGGCGTCCGCACCGGAGCCGCTCCGCGCTGGAGGTGCTGGCGATCCTCACCAGCGTGGTGCTGGTCGCGACCGGAGTGTTCGACTCGCGGCCGGGCATGATCGTGGCCGGAGTGGTCGGGCTGGCGGTGCTCTTGGGCGGGCCGTTCGCGGTGCGGCACTGGAAAGCCGGGCCCGTTCGCTAG
- a CDS encoding CBS domain-containing protein — MTTARDLMTPNAVCVRESDTVNDAARTMAREQLGALPVCGEDNRLKGMLTDRDIVVKVIAEGKDPRAVHAGELAQGEAVTIGADDDVAEILQTMSQHRVRRLPVIDGHDLVGVVAQADVARALPNPDTGVLVEALSHDY; from the coding sequence ATGACCACTGCCCGCGATTTGATGACTCCGAACGCCGTCTGCGTGCGGGAGTCCGACACGGTGAACGACGCCGCGCGGACGATGGCGCGCGAACAGCTGGGCGCGCTGCCGGTGTGCGGCGAGGACAACCGGCTCAAGGGAATGCTGACCGACCGCGACATCGTCGTGAAGGTGATCGCCGAGGGCAAGGACCCGCGCGCGGTGCACGCCGGCGAGCTGGCGCAGGGCGAAGCGGTGACGATCGGCGCGGACGACGACGTCGCCGAGATCCTGCAGACCATGTCGCAGCACCGGGTGCGCCGGCTGCCGGTGATCGACGGCCACGACCTGGTCGGCGTCGTCGCACAGGCGGACGTCGCCCGTGCGCTGCCCAATCCGGACACCGGGGTGCTGGTCGAGGCCCTGTCGCACGATTACTGA
- a CDS encoding enolase C-terminal domain-like protein, translating to MTVAAPHIERIDARAYRVPTPSPEADGTLSWDSTTLVVARVRAGGADGLGWTYADFSCVPLIEGKLAAAVEGKPVLDPPACWIAMQHAIRNLGRAGLVSCALSAVDIAIWDAAARLLDLPLSRLLGRVHDEVDVYGSGGFTSQDDDELVAQLDHWVREQRIPRVKIKIGESWGSAVARDIGRVRLARETIGDDAALYVDANGGYSVGRARRIADTLREFGVTWFEEPVSSDDLPGLAQLRTPDGPDIAAGEYGYDLPYFARMLPSVDCIQVDVTRCGGYTEWRRVAALAAAANREVSAHCAPNLSAHAAAATPNFRHIEWFADHDRIERELFYGGLDPSGGRVAPSMSTAGHGLRLHADAAAEYAVKEGR from the coding sequence GTGACCGTCGCCGCCCCGCACATCGAACGGATCGACGCGCGCGCCTACCGGGTGCCGACTCCTTCGCCGGAGGCCGACGGCACGCTCTCCTGGGACTCCACCACGCTGGTGGTGGCCCGGGTGCGGGCCGGCGGCGCCGACGGACTCGGCTGGACGTACGCCGATTTCTCCTGTGTCCCGCTGATCGAAGGCAAACTGGCCGCCGCAGTCGAGGGCAAACCGGTCCTGGACCCGCCCGCGTGCTGGATCGCGATGCAGCACGCGATCCGGAACCTCGGCCGCGCCGGACTGGTCTCTTGTGCACTGTCCGCTGTGGACATCGCGATCTGGGACGCCGCCGCGCGATTGCTCGATCTTCCGCTGAGCCGCCTGCTCGGCCGGGTGCACGACGAGGTCGACGTCTACGGCAGCGGCGGATTCACCTCGCAGGACGACGACGAACTGGTCGCGCAGCTGGACCATTGGGTCCGCGAACAGCGCATTCCCCGGGTGAAGATCAAGATCGGCGAGTCGTGGGGGTCCGCGGTCGCCCGCGACATCGGCCGGGTCCGGCTGGCACGCGAGACGATCGGGGACGACGCCGCGCTGTACGTGGACGCGAACGGCGGCTATTCGGTCGGCCGGGCCCGCCGGATCGCGGACACGTTGCGGGAGTTCGGCGTGACGTGGTTCGAGGAGCCGGTGTCCAGCGACGACCTGCCCGGACTTGCGCAGCTGCGCACGCCGGACGGACCGGACATCGCCGCCGGCGAGTACGGCTACGACCTGCCGTACTTCGCCCGGATGCTGCCCTCCGTCGACTGCATCCAGGTCGATGTGACTCGCTGCGGCGGGTACACGGAATGGCGTCGCGTCGCCGCGCTGGCCGCCGCGGCGAACCGGGAGGTTTCCGCGCACTGCGCGCCGAATCTGTCCGCGCACGCGGCGGCGGCGACCCCGAACTTCCGGCACATCGAATGGTTCGCCGATCACGACCGGATCGAACGGGAACTGTTCTACGGCGGCCTCGACCCGAGCGGCGGCCGGGTCGCCCCGTCGATGTCCACCGCCGGGCACGGGCTGCGCCTGCACGCCGACGCCGCGGCCGAATATGCGGTCAAGGAGGGCCGATGA
- a CDS encoding thiamine pyrophosphate-requiring protein, with protein MTETVGDYLLSRLRDWGVEQVFAYPGDGINGLVASFGKADNQPRFVQARHEEMAAFSAVGYAKFSGAVGVCMATSGPGAIHLLNGLYDAKLDHVPVVAIVGQTARTAMGGSYQQEVELQALYRDVANEYCIEVNVAEQLPNALDRAFRVAQASRTPTALIIPADLQEEPYEPPQHAFKMMPSSPPGTAWPNPVPPEPAISEAADVLNAGEKVAILVGQGARRAADEVQQVADLTGAGVAKALLGKDVLPDDLPYVTGAIGLLGTRPSYEMMRDCDTLLIVGSNFPYSQFLPEFGQARAVQIDLDGRFIGMRYPTEVNLVGDAAATLRALLPKLNRNENRSWREKIEKNVADWWTTMDQQAGVDAKPVNPMRIVHELSKQIPGNAMVTADSGSSTNWYARNLRIREGIRSTLSGTLATMGPGVPYAIGAKFAHPDRPAIALVGDGAMQMNGMAELITIARYHGLWTDPRCIVCVFHNNDLNQVTWELRAMGGAPKFEESQSLPDVDYAGFARSVGLEGVNVDDPGDLASAWRTAFAADRPTVLDVRCDAEVPPIPPHATFEQMKSVTESVLKGDPEAFHLMFQGAKTKLQEFLPGRSR; from the coding sequence ATGACCGAGACCGTCGGCGACTACCTGCTTTCGCGACTGCGTGACTGGGGCGTGGAACAGGTGTTCGCGTACCCCGGGGACGGGATCAACGGTCTCGTCGCCTCCTTCGGCAAGGCGGACAACCAGCCGCGCTTCGTCCAGGCCCGGCACGAGGAGATGGCCGCGTTCTCCGCGGTCGGCTACGCGAAGTTCAGCGGGGCCGTCGGCGTGTGCATGGCGACGTCCGGGCCGGGCGCGATCCACCTGCTGAACGGGCTTTACGACGCGAAACTCGACCACGTGCCGGTCGTCGCGATCGTCGGGCAGACCGCGCGCACCGCGATGGGCGGCAGCTACCAGCAGGAAGTCGAACTCCAGGCGCTGTACCGGGATGTCGCGAACGAGTACTGCATCGAGGTGAACGTCGCCGAGCAGCTGCCCAACGCGCTCGACCGCGCGTTCCGCGTCGCGCAGGCCTCCCGCACGCCGACCGCGCTGATCATCCCCGCGGACCTGCAGGAAGAGCCGTACGAGCCGCCGCAGCACGCGTTCAAGATGATGCCGTCGAGCCCGCCCGGGACCGCGTGGCCGAATCCGGTGCCGCCCGAACCCGCGATCAGCGAGGCGGCCGACGTGCTCAACGCCGGCGAGAAGGTCGCGATACTCGTCGGACAGGGGGCCCGGCGCGCCGCCGACGAGGTGCAGCAGGTCGCCGACCTTACCGGGGCCGGAGTGGCGAAAGCCTTGCTGGGCAAGGACGTTCTCCCCGACGACCTGCCGTACGTGACCGGCGCGATCGGGTTGCTCGGCACCCGGCCGAGCTACGAGATGATGCGCGACTGCGACACGTTGCTGATCGTCGGCTCCAATTTCCCGTACAGCCAGTTCCTGCCGGAGTTCGGCCAGGCCCGCGCGGTGCAGATCGACCTCGACGGCCGGTTCATCGGCATGCGCTACCCCACCGAGGTCAACCTCGTCGGCGACGCCGCGGCGACCCTGCGCGCGCTGCTGCCGAAGCTGAACCGGAACGAAAACCGGTCGTGGCGCGAGAAAATCGAGAAGAACGTCGCCGACTGGTGGACGACGATGGACCAGCAGGCCGGGGTCGACGCCAAACCGGTCAATCCGATGCGGATCGTGCACGAGCTGTCGAAGCAGATCCCGGGCAACGCGATGGTCACCGCCGATTCCGGCTCGTCGACCAACTGGTACGCGCGCAATCTCCGGATCCGCGAAGGGATCCGCAGCACGCTGTCGGGCACGCTCGCGACGATGGGCCCCGGCGTGCCGTACGCGATCGGCGCGAAGTTCGCGCATCCCGACCGGCCGGCGATCGCGCTCGTCGGCGACGGCGCGATGCAGATGAACGGGATGGCCGAGCTGATCACCATCGCCCGCTACCACGGGTTGTGGACGGATCCGCGGTGCATCGTCTGCGTGTTCCACAACAACGACCTCAACCAGGTCACGTGGGAGCTGCGCGCGATGGGCGGCGCGCCGAAGTTCGAGGAGTCGCAATCGCTGCCGGACGTCGACTACGCCGGGTTCGCGCGCAGTGTCGGCCTCGAAGGCGTGAACGTCGACGACCCGGGCGATCTCGCTTCGGCCTGGCGGACCGCGTTCGCCGCGGACCGGCCGACGGTGCTGGACGTGCGCTGCGACGCCGAGGTCCCGCCGATTCCGCCGCACGCGACGTTCGAGCAGATGAAATCGGTGACCGAGTCCGTGCTCAAGGGCGATCCCGAAGCGTTCCACCTGATGTTCCAGGGTGCGAAGACGAAGCTGCAGGAGTTCCTGCCCGGACGGTCGCGGTGA
- a CDS encoding SDR family oxidoreductase has translation MADRIRPPQQQDPPGTTADMDPRPRDSMADYEGRGLLAGQRALITGGDSGIGRAVAIAFAKEGADVAISYLNEHEDAEYTADRVRAEGRECVLLPGDLAEAKQCRDIVERTLSELDGLDILVNNAATQWPVDRPEDLTEEQWMHTFDVNLHSYFRVTAAALPHLGDGDVIINTGSVNGLRGNKSLIDYSATKGAIHAWTYAMAQALADRGIRVNCVAPGPVWTPLIPSTFPPEKVEKFGLQAPMQRAAHPDDLAPSYVFLASNRLSSYYSGEVLAAVGGETMPGG, from the coding sequence GTGGCAGACCGCATCCGACCTCCGCAGCAGCAGGACCCGCCGGGCACCACCGCCGACATGGACCCCCGGCCGCGCGATTCGATGGCCGACTACGAGGGCCGCGGCCTGCTGGCCGGACAGCGCGCGCTGATCACCGGCGGCGATTCCGGAATCGGCCGCGCGGTGGCGATCGCCTTCGCGAAAGAGGGCGCGGACGTCGCGATCTCCTATCTCAACGAGCACGAGGACGCCGAGTACACCGCGGACCGGGTGCGCGCCGAGGGCCGGGAATGCGTGCTGCTGCCCGGCGATCTCGCCGAGGCGAAACAGTGCCGGGACATCGTCGAGCGCACTCTGTCCGAATTGGACGGACTGGACATCCTAGTCAACAACGCGGCGACGCAATGGCCGGTCGACCGTCCTGAGGACCTGACCGAAGAGCAGTGGATGCACACGTTCGACGTGAATCTCCACAGCTACTTCCGGGTGACCGCCGCCGCGCTGCCGCATCTGGGCGACGGGGACGTCATCATCAACACCGGTTCGGTGAACGGCTTGCGCGGCAACAAGAGCCTCATCGACTACTCGGCGACCAAGGGTGCGATCCACGCGTGGACGTACGCGATGGCGCAGGCCTTGGCCGACCGGGGAATCCGCGTGAACTGCGTCGCGCCGGGTCCGGTGTGGACGCCGCTGATCCCGTCCACGTTCCCGCCGGAGAAGGTGGAGAAGTTCGGATTGCAGGCCCCGATGCAGCGGGCGGCGCATCCGGACGATCTCGCGCCCTCGTATGTGTTCCTGGCTTCGAACCGGCTGTCTTCGTACTACAGCGGCGAGGTGCTGGCCGCGGTGGGCGGGGAGACCATGCCGGGCGGATGA
- a CDS encoding FAD-binding and (Fe-S)-binding domain-containing protein, whose product MSTAELPNPVVRVPEPAEIDAEALAAALRERIEGEVRFDDGSRAAYSTDASNFRQVPIGVVVPRSIDDGVEALAVAWEFGAPVLSRGGGTSLAGQCTNTAVVLDWSKYCSELESVDADNRTCVVQPGIVLDDLNRQLADTGLRFGPEPATHMNCTLGGMIGNNSCGATAQRTGKVVDNIVRLEVLLADGTRFWCGKTSDAEYAEIEHHGDRRAAIYRQLRRLRDEYADEIRRRFPDIPRRVSGYNLDSLLPEHGFDVAGLLVGSESTLVTVLRAELKLVPVLPEHAMVVLGYPDIATAADAVPDILPHEPIALEGVDHRLLYDERLKNLNEKAREELPRGRAFLMVQFGAKTLAEADKQARGLLDSVEGAEVAFLDDPAKEAELWQVREAGLGATAHVPGERDTFEGWEDSAVAPEKLGDYLRRLEALYEEFGYADETGPSLYGHFGQGCVHTRIPFDLYTSSGVATYRKFMERAADLVAEFGGSFSGEHGDGQSRGELLPRMFGNDLVTAFGQLKAIFDPADRMNPGKVVAPYALDENLRLGGSWSPAEPQDLYFRFPNDGGSFSQAANRCVGVGRCRQSTSDNGDVMCPSYQVTGEEEHSTRGRARLLFEMLNGHHDSPISDGWRSTEVREALDLCLSCKGCKSDCPADVDMATYKAEFLAHHYEGRPWKRPRSDFSMGWLPLVARLVGKTRTARLVNLLTKTRLATRAAGVEDREIPRFAPKTLPRWFARHQPAGTGARGTVLLWPDTFTSYFHPHVAEAAVRVLEDAGWRVTLPEPSACCGLTWISTGQLGVAKRVLARTVRTLAPHLRDGGLVLGLEPSCTAVFRSDAAELFPSDQDVRRLRDQTVTLAELLTRHSPGYRPPRIPGHALAQVHCHQHAVLGWDADRELLEAAGVDVEKLDSGCCGLAGNFGFERGHLEVSKACAERVLLPRVRQADQRTAVLADGFSCRTQLHELDSGGREGIHLAELLAAGLDSEDR is encoded by the coding sequence ATGAGCACCGCTGAACTCCCCAATCCCGTGGTTCGCGTGCCGGAACCGGCCGAAATCGACGCCGAAGCCCTCGCCGCGGCTTTGCGCGAGCGGATCGAGGGCGAGGTCCGCTTCGACGACGGCAGCCGCGCCGCCTACTCCACCGACGCGTCCAATTTCCGCCAGGTCCCCATCGGCGTCGTCGTGCCGCGCTCCATCGACGACGGCGTCGAAGCACTCGCGGTAGCGTGGGAATTCGGCGCGCCGGTGCTCTCGCGCGGCGGAGGGACGAGCCTCGCGGGCCAGTGCACCAACACCGCCGTGGTGCTCGACTGGTCGAAGTACTGCTCCGAGCTGGAATCCGTCGACGCCGACAACCGAACCTGCGTCGTACAGCCGGGAATCGTTCTGGACGACCTCAACCGGCAGCTCGCCGACACCGGGCTCCGGTTCGGCCCCGAACCCGCCACGCACATGAACTGCACGCTCGGCGGCATGATCGGCAACAACTCCTGCGGCGCGACCGCCCAGCGCACCGGCAAGGTCGTGGACAACATCGTCCGCCTGGAAGTCCTGCTGGCGGACGGAACCCGGTTCTGGTGCGGCAAAACCAGCGACGCCGAGTACGCCGAAATCGAGCACCACGGAGACCGCCGCGCCGCGATCTACCGGCAGCTGCGCCGGTTGCGCGACGAGTACGCCGACGAGATCCGCCGCCGTTTCCCGGACATCCCGCGCCGCGTGTCCGGCTACAACCTCGACTCGCTGCTGCCCGAACACGGCTTCGACGTCGCGGGACTGCTGGTCGGCAGCGAATCGACGCTGGTCACCGTCCTGCGCGCGGAACTGAAGCTGGTGCCGGTGCTGCCGGAGCACGCGATGGTCGTGCTCGGCTACCCGGACATCGCGACCGCCGCCGACGCGGTGCCGGACATCCTGCCGCACGAACCGATCGCGCTCGAAGGCGTCGACCACCGGCTGCTCTACGACGAACGGCTGAAGAACCTCAACGAAAAAGCCCGCGAGGAACTGCCGCGCGGCCGGGCGTTCCTGATGGTCCAGTTCGGCGCGAAGACCCTTGCGGAGGCCGACAAACAAGCTCGCGGACTGCTCGACTCCGTCGAAGGCGCCGAGGTCGCTTTCCTCGACGATCCGGCCAAGGAAGCCGAACTCTGGCAGGTCCGGGAGGCCGGGCTGGGCGCGACCGCGCACGTCCCCGGCGAGCGCGACACCTTCGAGGGCTGGGAAGATTCCGCGGTGGCGCCGGAGAAACTCGGCGACTACCTCCGCCGGCTGGAAGCGCTGTACGAGGAATTCGGCTACGCGGACGAAACCGGGCCGAGCCTGTACGGCCACTTCGGACAGGGCTGCGTGCACACGCGGATCCCGTTCGACCTCTACACCTCGTCCGGCGTCGCGACCTACCGCAAGTTCATGGAGCGGGCCGCCGACCTGGTCGCGGAGTTCGGCGGCTCGTTTTCCGGCGAGCACGGCGACGGGCAGAGCCGCGGCGAACTGCTGCCGCGCATGTTCGGCAACGACCTGGTCACCGCTTTCGGCCAGCTGAAGGCGATCTTCGACCCCGCGGACCGGATGAATCCGGGCAAGGTCGTCGCGCCGTACGCGCTGGACGAAAACCTGCGGCTCGGCGGCTCGTGGTCCCCCGCCGAGCCGCAGGACCTCTACTTCCGCTTCCCGAACGACGGCGGCTCGTTCTCCCAGGCCGCCAACCGGTGCGTCGGCGTCGGCCGCTGCCGCCAGTCCACTTCGGACAACGGGGACGTGATGTGCCCGTCGTACCAGGTCACCGGCGAGGAGGAACACTCCACGCGCGGACGCGCCCGGTTGCTGTTCGAAATGCTCAACGGGCACCACGACAGCCCGATCTCCGACGGCTGGCGCTCCACCGAGGTCCGCGAGGCGCTCGACCTGTGCCTTTCCTGCAAGGGCTGCAAATCGGACTGTCCGGCCGATGTGGACATGGCGACCTACAAAGCGGAATTCCTCGCCCACCATTACGAAGGGCGCCCCTGGAAACGGCCGCGCTCGGACTTCAGCATGGGCTGGCTGCCGCTCGTCGCCCGGCTGGTGGGGAAAACCCGCACGGCTCGGCTGGTGAACCTGCTGACCAAAACCCGTCTCGCGACGCGGGCGGCCGGGGTCGAGGACCGGGAAATCCCCCGGTTCGCCCCGAAAACGCTGCCGCGGTGGTTCGCCCGGCATCAACCCGCCGGAACCGGCGCGCGCGGCACGGTGCTGTTGTGGCCGGACACCTTCACGTCGTACTTCCATCCGCACGTCGCCGAGGCTGCGGTGCGGGTGCTGGAAGACGCGGGGTGGCGGGTGACGCTGCCGGAACCGTCCGCGTGCTGCGGCCTGACCTGGATTTCCACTGGCCAGCTGGGAGTCGCGAAGCGGGTTCTCGCGCGTACCGTGCGGACGCTGGCCCCGCACCTTCGCGACGGCGGTCTCGTGCTCGGCCTGGAACCCAGCTGCACCGCGGTCTTCCGCTCCGACGCGGCCGAGCTGTTCCCCAGCGACCAGGACGTCCGGCGGCTTCGGGACCAGACGGTGACGCTCGCGGAGCTGCTCACCCGGCACTCCCCCGGGTACCGGCCGCCGCGGATTCCGGGGCACGCGCTCGCGCAGGTGCATTGCCACCAGCACGCGGTGCTGGGCTGGGACGCGGACCGCGAGCTGCTGGAGGCGGCCGGGGTGGACGTCGAAAAACTGGATTCCGGGTGCTGCGGTCTCGCCGGGAACTTCGGCTTCGAGCGCGGGCACCTGGAAGTCAGCAAGGCCTGCGCGGAACGGGTGCTGCTGCCCCGGGTGCGCCAGGCGGACCAGCGGACGGCCGTGCTGGCGGACGGGTTCAGCTGCCGGACCCAGCTGCACGAACTGGACAGCGGCGGGCGCGAGGGCATCCATCTCGCCGAACTGCTGGCAGCCGGTCTCGACTCGGAAGACCGCTGA
- a CDS encoding DUF3618 domain-containing protein gives MTDRKVEQARADRDVTREELAEALDALSQKLDVRTRAGEKVDATINRAAEQVEKTISAPAAEKVRAGAQAVRSNPLPLFAAVFGGVFVLRFLIRRRHAHRKQGEAC, from the coding sequence ATGACCGATCGCAAAGTTGAGCAGGCCCGGGCGGACCGGGACGTGACGCGCGAGGAACTGGCCGAGGCGCTGGACGCGCTTTCGCAGAAGCTGGACGTCCGCACGCGGGCCGGCGAAAAGGTCGACGCGACCATAAACCGGGCCGCCGAGCAGGTCGAGAAGACCATCTCGGCACCCGCCGCGGAGAAGGTACGGGCGGGCGCGCAGGCCGTCCGGAGCAACCCGCTCCCGCTGTTCGCCGCGGTCTTCGGCGGGGTGTTCGTGCTCCGCTTCCTGATCCGCCGCCGGCACGCGCACCGGAAGCAGGGTGAGGCATGCTGA
- a CDS encoding APC family permease, with amino-acid sequence MTATLFRPETSHTADRHRLSVVGGLAALSLDAMASVAYGPEAIVLVLAVAGGTGLGFTLPVTVAIAVLLAVLTLSYRQVIAAFPDGGGAYGVSRAQLGRRASLVAAASLIVDYVLNVAVSVAAGVAALTSAFPALLPYRLWLCLGVLALITAINLRGIAESARAFIVPTAVFVGSILTVVVVGLFRSTPAATVASGHLQNLQTVGILFLLKAFANGCAALTGVEAIANAVPSFRTPRVRRAQRAEVALGGLLAVMLLGIAVLIGKFSIHPVDGVTVLSQVTAASLGNGFGYYVVQFSTVVLLALAANTSFGGLPVLAQLLAKHHNLPHVFALRAERQVYRYGVGFLALASALLLVLANGDMNTLVPLFAIGVFVGFTLSQTGMVRHWFRSRPRGWRGKAALNGFGALLTGLAAIVVTATKFGEGGWLIVVALPVLVLLMEWVHRNYRRIGDRLGLGRVPPPPRPNRSLVVVPVHAVSRLTRDALAAALSLGEHVEAVHVTHPEEEASAREFVEAWERWHPDVPLVQVYDERRRLGEPIVEHLRRHDGCHVFVLIAEVEPEHVWQRVLQNRRGAVLARVLRRRSDAVVCRMRFRIRA; translated from the coding sequence GTGACCGCGACTCTGTTCCGCCCGGAAACTTCGCACACCGCCGACCGGCACCGGCTTTCCGTCGTCGGCGGCCTCGCCGCCCTGTCCCTCGACGCGATGGCGTCGGTCGCTTACGGCCCTGAGGCGATCGTGCTCGTCCTAGCCGTCGCGGGCGGGACAGGGCTCGGCTTCACGCTGCCGGTCACGGTCGCGATCGCCGTCCTGCTCGCCGTGCTGACACTGTCGTATCGGCAGGTCATCGCCGCCTTTCCGGACGGTGGCGGGGCCTACGGCGTCAGCCGCGCCCAGCTCGGCCGCCGCGCGTCGCTCGTCGCCGCGGCGTCGCTGATCGTCGACTACGTGCTGAACGTCGCGGTCTCGGTCGCCGCCGGGGTCGCCGCGTTGACCTCGGCGTTTCCGGCGCTGCTGCCCTACCGGCTGTGGCTCTGCCTCGGCGTGCTCGCGCTGATCACTGCCATCAACCTGCGCGGCATCGCCGAAAGCGCGCGAGCGTTCATCGTGCCGACCGCGGTGTTCGTCGGCTCGATCCTCACCGTCGTCGTGGTCGGCCTGTTCCGCAGCACGCCCGCCGCGACGGTCGCCAGCGGCCATCTCCAGAACCTCCAGACTGTCGGAATCCTGTTTCTGCTCAAGGCTTTCGCCAACGGCTGTGCGGCGTTGACCGGTGTCGAAGCGATCGCCAACGCCGTCCCGTCCTTCCGCACACCGCGCGTGCGCCGGGCGCAGCGAGCGGAAGTCGCGCTCGGCGGACTGCTCGCGGTGATGCTGCTCGGGATCGCCGTGCTGATCGGGAAGTTCTCGATTCACCCGGTGGACGGCGTGACCGTGCTGTCGCAGGTGACCGCCGCGTCCCTCGGGAACGGTTTCGGTTACTACGTCGTGCAATTCTCCACCGTCGTCCTGCTGGCGCTGGCCGCGAACACGTCCTTCGGCGGACTTCCGGTGCTGGCCCAATTGCTCGCGAAACACCACAATCTTCCGCACGTTTTCGCGCTGCGCGCCGAACGCCAGGTGTACCGCTACGGTGTCGGTTTCCTCGCGCTCGCTTCGGCCTTGTTGCTGGTCCTCGCGAATGGCGACATGAACACCCTGGTGCCGTTGTTCGCGATCGGAGTGTTCGTCGGGTTCACGTTGTCGCAAACCGGAATGGTGCGGCATTGGTTCCGTTCCCGTCCGCGCGGCTGGCGCGGAAAAGCCGCGCTCAACGGTTTCGGCGCGCTGCTGACCGGACTCGCCGCGATCGTGGTCACCGCGACGAAGTTCGGCGAAGGCGGCTGGCTGATCGTCGTCGCGCTGCCGGTGCTCGTGCTGCTGATGGAATGGGTCCACCGCAATTACCGCCGCATCGGCGACCGCCTCGGACTCGGGCGCGTCCCGCCCCCGCCGCGCCCCAACCGGTCGCTGGTCGTCGTCCCGGTCCACGCGGTCTCCCGGCTGACCCGCGACGCGCTCGCCGCCGCGCTTTCGCTCGGCGAACACGTCGAGGCTGTCCACGTGACGCATCCCGAGGAGGAAGCGTCCGCGCGCGAGTTCGTCGAAGCGTGGGAACGGTGGCATCCGGACGTCCCGCTGGTCCAGGTGTACGACGAACGCCGCCGCCTCGGCGAGCCGATCGTGGAGCACCTTCGCCGGCACGACGGCTGCCATGTTTTCGTCCTGATCGCCGAAGTCGAACCGGAACACGTGTGGCAACGCGTCCTGCAGAACCGCCGCGGCGCGGTGCTGGCCCGGGTGCTGCGCCGCCGTTCCGACGCGGTCGTCTGCCGGATGCGTTTCCGGATCAGGGCTTAA
- a CDS encoding phage holin family protein → MLEEMNRTPAREKSTADLAADLTASIKRLLQDEFRLAMAELQAKGKRFGIGAGLVGFAGVLALLGGATLIAAAVLALALVLPGWLSALIIGGALLLMAGLAALVGGKEARRAGPIVPEESVERVREDVETIKHGGSHDRSQS, encoded by the coding sequence GTGCTGGAGGAAATGAACCGGACGCCCGCGCGCGAGAAGTCGACCGCGGACCTCGCGGCCGATCTGACCGCGTCCATCAAGCGCCTGCTCCAAGACGAATTCCGCTTGGCCATGGCCGAACTTCAGGCGAAGGGCAAGCGCTTCGGCATCGGAGCCGGGCTCGTCGGTTTCGCCGGCGTTCTGGCGCTCCTCGGCGGCGCGACCCTGATCGCCGCGGCGGTGCTCGCCCTGGCGCTGGTGCTCCCGGGCTGGCTCTCCGCCCTGATCATCGGGGGCGCGCTGCTGCTCATGGCGGGGCTCGCCGCGCTGGTCGGCGGCAAGGAAGCACGCCGCGCCGGGCCGATCGTGCCGGAGGAATCCGTCGAAAGGGTCCGCGAGGACGTCGAGACGATCAAGCACGGGGGCAGCCATGACCGATCGCAAAGTTGA